From Oncorhynchus mykiss isolate Arlee chromosome 6, USDA_OmykA_1.1, whole genome shotgun sequence, the proteins below share one genomic window:
- the LOC110525633 gene encoding fibroblast growth factor receptor 1-A isoform X2: MPQRSGWSSSHRVINSCSAPHRMLAVQSMLVVLAFLAHILPSQARPSIPDEVIPAPPVKIQAELYTLYPGDRLELKCSTESVNWTKDDTLVVDGEHTRLRDGQLEIEGVEPADSGLYTCVAFGNHSSYFSVNVTVDILASSEDEEEEDESSSEEAKLSSSQKLLPMAPQWAQPEKMEKKLHAVPASKTVKFRCQASGNPTPTLKWFKNGKEFKRDQRIGGFKVREHMWTIIMESVVPSDKGNYTCVVENQHGSINHTYQLDVVERSPHRPILQAGLPANNTAVVGSDVEFECKVFSDPQPHIQWLKHIEVNGSRVGPDGLPYVRVLKTAGLNTTDKEMEILQLRNVSFDDAGEYTCLAGNSIGLSHHSAWLSVVKAVPPSPPPNQTYLEVLIYCVGFFLIAVMVAVAIILKMRNSSKKSDFSSQLAVHKLAKSIPLRRQVTVSVDSSSSLHSGVMLVRPSRLSSSGSPMLSGVSEYELPQDPRWELPRDRLVLGKPLGEGCFGQVVMGEAVGMDKEKPNRITKVAVKMLKSDATEKDLSDLISEMEMMKIIGKHKNIINLLGACTQDGPLYVIVEYASKGNLREYLRARRPPGMEYCYNPDQVPIENMSIKDLVSCAYQVARGMEYLSSKKVTSGSDSTYISTCIHRDLAARNVLVTEDNVMKIADFGLARDIHHIDYYKKTTNGRLPVKWMAPEALFDRIYTHQSDVWSFGVLLWEIFTLGGSPYPGVPVEELFKLLKEGHRMDKPSTCTHELYMMMRDCWHAVPSHRPTFKQLVEDLDRTLAMTSNQEYLELSVPLDQYSPSYPDTRSSTCSSGEDSVFSHDAGAEEPCLPKFPPHSNGVAIKKR, encoded by the exons ATGCCCCAGAGGTCCGGATGGAGTTCCAGTCACAGAGTAATCAACAGCTGTAGTGCACCCCACAGGATGTTGGCGGTGCAGAGTATGCTGGTGGTTCTGGCCTTTCTTGCCCACATTTTACCCTCCCAGGCCCGGCCTTCCATCCCAGATGAAG TCATCCCTGCACCACCTGTGAAAATCCAAGCGGAGCTTTACACCCTGTACCCTGGTGACCGACTGGAGCTGAAATGTAGCACTGAGTCAGTCAACTGGACCAAGGACgacacattggtggtggatggGGAGCACACACGTTTACGAGACGGCCAACTGGAAATCGAGGGGGTGGAGCCGGCTGACTCGGGCCTGTACACCTGCGTCGCCTTTGGCAACCACAGCTCCTACTTCTCTGTCAATGTCACAG TTGATATCCTGGCATCCTctgaagatgaagaagaggaggatgagtctTCCTCAGAGGAGGCAAAGCTGTCTAGCAGTCAAAAGCTTTTGC CAATGGCTCCTCAGTGGGCTCAGCCAGAGAAGATGGAAAAAAAGTTGCATGCTGTCCCAGCCAGTAAGACTGTCAAGTTCCGCTGCCAGGCCAGTGGGAACCCTAcaccaacactcaagtggttCAAGAACGGCAAGGAGTTCAAGAGGGATCAGCGCATCGGGGGCTTCAAG GTTCGAGAACACATGTGGACCATAATCATGGAGTCTGTAGTGCCATCCGACAAGGGAAACTACACATGTGTAGTAGAAAACCAACATGGAAGCATTAACCACACTTACCAGCTGGATGTTGTTG AGCGTTCCCCCCACAGACCCATCCTGCAGGCGGGACTACCAGCCAATAACACTGCGGTGGTGGGCAGTGATGTGGAGTTTGAGTGTAAGGTGTTCAGCGACCCCCAGCCTCACATCCAGTGGCTGAAGCACATCGAGGTCAATGGAAGCCGCGTGGGCCCTGATGGCTTACCCTACGTCCGTGTCCTCAAG ACTGCTGGCCTTAACACCACGGACAAGGAAATGGAAATCCTCCAACTGAGGAATGTGTCTTTTGATGACGCTGGGGAGTATACCTGCTTGGCGGGCAATTCTATCGGGTTATCTCATCACTCTGCATGGTTGTCCGTTGTTAAAG CAGTCCCCCCTTCTCCACCACCCAACCAAACCTACCTGGAAGTGCTGATCTACTGTGTGGGCTTCTTCCTCATTGCTGTCATGGTGGCCGTGGCCATCATCTTAAAGATGCGCAACTCGTCCAAGAAGAGTGACTTCAGCAGTCAGCTGGCTGTCCACAAGCTGGCTAAAAGCATCCCCCTGCGCAGACAGGTAACA GTGTCAGTGGACTCTAGCTCCTCCCTCCACTCCGGGGTGATGTTGGTGCGGCCCTCCCGCCTCTCATCCAGCGGCTCTCCTATGCTGTCTGGGGTGTCTGAGTACGAGTTGCCCCAGGATCCACGCTGGGAGCTGCCCAGAGACCG ACTGGTGCTGGGGAAACCCTTGGGAGAAGGCTGCTTTGGCCAGGTGGTGATGGgagaggctgtagggatggacAAAGAGAAGCCAAACAGGATCACCAAAGTGGCCGTGAAGATGCTCAAAT CTGATGCTACAGAGAAAGACCTGTCAGATCTGATCTCCGAGATGGAGATGATGAAGATCATTGGGAAGCACAAGAACATCATTAACCTGCTGGGAGCCTGTACCCAGGATG gtcCTCTCTATGTTATTGTGGAGTATGCCTCCAAGGGAAACCTCCGGGAGTACCTGAGAGCTCGGCGTCCACCAGGCATGGAGTACTGCTACAACCCTGACCAGGTGCCCATAGAGAACATGTCTATCAAAGACCTGGTGTCCTGTGCCTACCAGGTGGCCCGCGGCATGGAGTACCTGTCCTCTAAGAAGGTAACATCAGGATCCGACTCTACGTACATCAGCACA TGTATCCACAGAGACCTGGCTGCCCGCAACGTACTGGTGACTGAGGACAATGTGATGAAGATCGCAGACTTTGGCCTGGCCAGAGATATCCACCATATTGATTACTATAAGAAGACCACCAAT GGTCGTTTGCCAGTCAAGTGGATGGCCCCAGAAGCTCTATTTGACCGGATATACACGCACCAAAGTGATGT ATGGTCTTTTGGGGTGCTGCTGTGGGAGATCTTCACACTGGGGGGCTCGCCGTACCCGGGGGTTCCTGTGGAGGAATTGTTCAAGCTGCTGAAGGAGGGCCACCGCATGGACAAGCCCTCCACCTGCACCCATGAACT ATACATGATGATGAGGGACTGCTGGCATGCTGTTCCCTCTCACCGGCCCACGTTCAAACAGCTGGTGGAAGACCTGGACCGCACCCTGGCCATGACGTCCAACCAG gagTACTTGGAGCTGTCTGTGCCTCTGGACCAGTATTCCCCCAGCTACCCTGACACACGCAGCTCCACCTGCTCCTCGGGCGAGGACTCGGTCTTCTCCCACGATGCTGGTGCTGAGGAGCCCTGCCTGCCAAAGTTCCCTCCCCACTCCAACGGGGTGGCCATCAAGAAACGCTGA
- the LOC110525633 gene encoding fibroblast growth factor receptor 1-A isoform X6, whose protein sequence is MPQRSGWSSSHRVINSCSAPHRMLAVQSMLVVLAFLAHILPSQARPSIPDEVIPAPPVKIQAELYTLYPGDRLELKCSTESVNWTKDDTLVVDGEHTRLRDGQLEIEGVEPADSGLYTCVAFGNHSSYFSVNVTVDILASSEDEEEEDESSSEEAKLSSSQKLLPMAPQWAQPEKMEKKLHAVPASKTVKFRCQASGNPTPTLKWFKNGKEFKRDQRIGGFKVREHMWTIIMESVVPSDKGNYTCVVENQHGSINHTYQLDVVERSPHRPILQAGLPANNTAVVGSDVEFECKVFSDPQPHIQWLKHIEVNGSRVGPDGLPYVRVLKTAGLNTTDKEMEILQLRNVSFDDAGEYTCLAGNSIGLSHHSAWLSVVKAVPPSPPPNQTYLEVLIYCVGFFLIAVMVAVAIILKMRNSSKKSDFSSQLAVHKLAKSIPLRRQVSVDSSSSLHSGVMLVRPSRLSSSGSPMLSGVSEYELPQDPRWELPRDRLVLGKPLGEGCFGQVVMGEAVGMDKEKPNRITKVAVKMLKSDATEKDLSDLISEMEMMKIIGKHKNIINLLGACTQDGPLYVIVEYASKGNLREYLRARRPPGMEYCYNPDQVPIENMSIKDLVSCAYQVARGMEYLSSKKCIHRDLAARNVLVTEDNVMKIADFGLARDIHHIDYYKKTTNGRLPVKWMAPEALFDRIYTHQSDVWSFGVLLWEIFTLGGSPYPGVPVEELFKLLKEGHRMDKPSTCTHELYMMMRDCWHAVPSHRPTFKQLVEDLDRTLAMTSNQEYLELSVPLDQYSPSYPDTRSSTCSSGEDSVFSHDAGAEEPCLPKFPPHSNGVAIKKR, encoded by the exons ATGCCCCAGAGGTCCGGATGGAGTTCCAGTCACAGAGTAATCAACAGCTGTAGTGCACCCCACAGGATGTTGGCGGTGCAGAGTATGCTGGTGGTTCTGGCCTTTCTTGCCCACATTTTACCCTCCCAGGCCCGGCCTTCCATCCCAGATGAAG TCATCCCTGCACCACCTGTGAAAATCCAAGCGGAGCTTTACACCCTGTACCCTGGTGACCGACTGGAGCTGAAATGTAGCACTGAGTCAGTCAACTGGACCAAGGACgacacattggtggtggatggGGAGCACACACGTTTACGAGACGGCCAACTGGAAATCGAGGGGGTGGAGCCGGCTGACTCGGGCCTGTACACCTGCGTCGCCTTTGGCAACCACAGCTCCTACTTCTCTGTCAATGTCACAG TTGATATCCTGGCATCCTctgaagatgaagaagaggaggatgagtctTCCTCAGAGGAGGCAAAGCTGTCTAGCAGTCAAAAGCTTTTGC CAATGGCTCCTCAGTGGGCTCAGCCAGAGAAGATGGAAAAAAAGTTGCATGCTGTCCCAGCCAGTAAGACTGTCAAGTTCCGCTGCCAGGCCAGTGGGAACCCTAcaccaacactcaagtggttCAAGAACGGCAAGGAGTTCAAGAGGGATCAGCGCATCGGGGGCTTCAAG GTTCGAGAACACATGTGGACCATAATCATGGAGTCTGTAGTGCCATCCGACAAGGGAAACTACACATGTGTAGTAGAAAACCAACATGGAAGCATTAACCACACTTACCAGCTGGATGTTGTTG AGCGTTCCCCCCACAGACCCATCCTGCAGGCGGGACTACCAGCCAATAACACTGCGGTGGTGGGCAGTGATGTGGAGTTTGAGTGTAAGGTGTTCAGCGACCCCCAGCCTCACATCCAGTGGCTGAAGCACATCGAGGTCAATGGAAGCCGCGTGGGCCCTGATGGCTTACCCTACGTCCGTGTCCTCAAG ACTGCTGGCCTTAACACCACGGACAAGGAAATGGAAATCCTCCAACTGAGGAATGTGTCTTTTGATGACGCTGGGGAGTATACCTGCTTGGCGGGCAATTCTATCGGGTTATCTCATCACTCTGCATGGTTGTCCGTTGTTAAAG CAGTCCCCCCTTCTCCACCACCCAACCAAACCTACCTGGAAGTGCTGATCTACTGTGTGGGCTTCTTCCTCATTGCTGTCATGGTGGCCGTGGCCATCATCTTAAAGATGCGCAACTCGTCCAAGAAGAGTGACTTCAGCAGTCAGCTGGCTGTCCACAAGCTGGCTAAAAGCATCCCCCTGCGCAGACAG GTGTCAGTGGACTCTAGCTCCTCCCTCCACTCCGGGGTGATGTTGGTGCGGCCCTCCCGCCTCTCATCCAGCGGCTCTCCTATGCTGTCTGGGGTGTCTGAGTACGAGTTGCCCCAGGATCCACGCTGGGAGCTGCCCAGAGACCG ACTGGTGCTGGGGAAACCCTTGGGAGAAGGCTGCTTTGGCCAGGTGGTGATGGgagaggctgtagggatggacAAAGAGAAGCCAAACAGGATCACCAAAGTGGCCGTGAAGATGCTCAAAT CTGATGCTACAGAGAAAGACCTGTCAGATCTGATCTCCGAGATGGAGATGATGAAGATCATTGGGAAGCACAAGAACATCATTAACCTGCTGGGAGCCTGTACCCAGGATG gtcCTCTCTATGTTATTGTGGAGTATGCCTCCAAGGGAAACCTCCGGGAGTACCTGAGAGCTCGGCGTCCACCAGGCATGGAGTACTGCTACAACCCTGACCAGGTGCCCATAGAGAACATGTCTATCAAAGACCTGGTGTCCTGTGCCTACCAGGTGGCCCGCGGCATGGAGTACCTGTCCTCTAAGAAG TGTATCCACAGAGACCTGGCTGCCCGCAACGTACTGGTGACTGAGGACAATGTGATGAAGATCGCAGACTTTGGCCTGGCCAGAGATATCCACCATATTGATTACTATAAGAAGACCACCAAT GGTCGTTTGCCAGTCAAGTGGATGGCCCCAGAAGCTCTATTTGACCGGATATACACGCACCAAAGTGATGT ATGGTCTTTTGGGGTGCTGCTGTGGGAGATCTTCACACTGGGGGGCTCGCCGTACCCGGGGGTTCCTGTGGAGGAATTGTTCAAGCTGCTGAAGGAGGGCCACCGCATGGACAAGCCCTCCACCTGCACCCATGAACT ATACATGATGATGAGGGACTGCTGGCATGCTGTTCCCTCTCACCGGCCCACGTTCAAACAGCTGGTGGAAGACCTGGACCGCACCCTGGCCATGACGTCCAACCAG gagTACTTGGAGCTGTCTGTGCCTCTGGACCAGTATTCCCCCAGCTACCCTGACACACGCAGCTCCACCTGCTCCTCGGGCGAGGACTCGGTCTTCTCCCACGATGCTGGTGCTGAGGAGCCCTGCCTGCCAAAGTTCCCTCCCCACTCCAACGGGGTGGCCATCAAGAAACGCTGA